One stretch of Riemerella columbina DNA includes these proteins:
- a CDS encoding L-threonylcarbamoyladenylate synthase: MDTLNWHQITETLKSGGTLLYPTDTIWGIGCDATNADAIERVYQIKNRDLQKPMIILVDTEKRLQDLVEVPEMAWEIIDLSEKPVTIIYDQPKGLPDNLLAEDGSIGIRLVKNQLCQQIIRKINAPLVSTSANFSGEKSPLSFSDISTDLKNAVDLIIPETQAQPTPWRGSSIIRIWNDNRIKVLRE, translated from the coding sequence ATGGATACTCTAAATTGGCACCAAATTACCGAGACCCTCAAATCTGGCGGCACCCTACTCTACCCTACGGATACCATCTGGGGCATCGGCTGTGATGCTACGAATGCCGACGCCATAGAGCGCGTTTATCAAATCAAAAATCGAGATTTACAAAAACCGATGATTATCCTCGTGGATACCGAAAAGCGCCTTCAAGATTTGGTGGAGGTTCCAGAAATGGCGTGGGAGATTATAGACCTCTCGGAAAAGCCTGTAACCATCATCTACGACCAGCCCAAAGGCTTGCCAGACAACCTATTGGCAGAAGATGGCAGCATCGGTATTCGGTTGGTTAAAAACCAGCTTTGTCAACAAATCATTAGGAAAATCAACGCACCGTTGGTCTCTACCTCCGCCAATTTTTCAGGAGAAAAAAGCCCATTGTCCTTTTCGGATATCAGCACAGATTTAAAAAATGCTGTAGATCTCATCATTCCAGAAACGCAAGCACAGCCCACACCGTGGCGTGGCTCCTCCATTATTAGAATATGGAACGACAACAGAATCAAAGTTTTAAGAGAATAA
- a CDS encoding GNAT family N-acetyltransferase, with the protein MSENSIEISRATLLDVQDLQIIAQTTFKDTFGQENSEENMIEYLQERFSIKQLSSELENENSEFYFAKKGKLIIGYLKVNTGTAQTELQENNSLEIERIYVASDHQGQNVGKQLYEKALHIAKEKELQSLWLGVWEENKKAIAFYEKNGFQKFSQHTFKLGGDEQIDWLMRKTLSQSSLLLTEIS; encoded by the coding sequence ATGAGTGAAAATAGCATAGAGATTAGTCGCGCTACCCTTTTGGATGTTCAAGATTTACAAATAATTGCACAAACCACATTTAAAGATACCTTTGGGCAAGAAAATTCAGAAGAAAATATGATAGAATATCTCCAAGAGCGATTTTCCATCAAACAACTCTCTTCTGAATTAGAAAATGAAAACTCAGAATTCTACTTTGCAAAAAAAGGAAAGCTCATTATTGGTTACCTCAAAGTAAATACAGGCACAGCACAAACCGAATTACAAGAAAATAATAGTTTAGAAATAGAGCGTATTTATGTAGCCTCTGACCATCAAGGGCAAAATGTGGGCAAACAGCTTTACGAAAAAGCCCTACACATTGCAAAGGAAAAAGAACTCCAAAGCCTTTGGTTAGGCGTATGGGAAGAGAATAAAAAAGCCATTGCTTTCTATGAAAAAAACGGATTTCAAAAGTTCAGCCAGCACACCTTCAAACTCGGAGGAGATGAACAAATCGACTGGCTAATGCGCAAAACTTTAAGTCAATCTTCCTTATTATTAACAGAAATTAGTTAA
- the gldC gene encoding gliding motility protein GldC, whose product MRKTQITINVELDENHIPEKITWNAQDGGIEAQETKATMISVWDDQALEALRIDLWTKEMPVDHMKRFFHQILISLGHTYQRATGEDDVAAWMEEMAEEFAVKSAIKM is encoded by the coding sequence ATGAGAAAAACGCAAATTACCATCAATGTAGAATTAGATGAAAACCATATTCCAGAAAAAATCACTTGGAACGCCCAAGATGGCGGCATAGAAGCCCAAGAAACCAAAGCCACGATGATTTCCGTTTGGGATGACCAAGCTTTGGAAGCGCTAAGAATAGACCTCTGGACTAAAGAAATGCCCGTGGATCATATGAAACGCTTTTTTCATCAGATTTTAATTTCCTTAGGGCACACCTACCAAAGAGCCACTGGCGAAGATGATGTAGCCGCTTGGATGGAAGAAATGGCGGAAGAATTTGCCGTAAAATCAGCGATTAAAATGTAA